A genome region from Gadus macrocephalus chromosome 15, ASM3116895v1 includes the following:
- the spef1 gene encoding sperm flagellar protein 1: protein MDHELNEEQLQDLYAWIDQIPLSRPKKHITRDFSDGVMAAEVVKHFFPKIVELHNYSPANSTQQKMSNWSILNRKVFSKLDFDVGEERIKKIALRTAGVIEPVLFSLREKIDLKLEQVTENTLELEYHNVNNIKNQETLPPETHVLEALIQAQMKAVEGSKRIQRFPVNGSKPKALERDVTEMDPALRLMLQEKERAVRTLQETVEILQMKVNRLEHLVHLKDVRIGDLTRHLDSYKAQAGPGRP from the exons ATGGATCACGAGTTAAATGAAGAGCAATTGCAGGATTTGTACGCATGGATAGACCAAATACCTCTGTCAAGACCCAAAAAGCACATTACACGCGACTTCAGCGATGGAG TGATGGCTGCAGAGGTTGTAAAGCATTTCTTCCCGAAGATTGTTGAGCTGCACAACTACAGCCCTGCAAACTCCACCCAGCAGAAGATGAGTAACTGGAGCATTCTCAACAG GAAGGTGTTTTCCAAGCTCGACTTTGATGTCGGCGAGGAGAGGATCAAGAAGATAGCGCTAAGAACTGCAGGAGTGATAGAGCCAGTTCTGTTCTCCCTCAGAGAGAAGATAGACCTCAAACTGGAGCAAGTCACGGAAAacaccttg GAACTTGAGTACCACAACGTCAACAACATCAAGAACCAAGAGACACTTCCACCAG AAACACATGTACTGGAGGCCCTCATTCAGGCTCAGATGAAAGCCGTGGAGGGCAGCAAAAGAATCCAAAGGTTCCCGGTGAATGGCAG TAAACCCAAGGCCTTGGAGCGCGACGTCACAGAGATGGACCCTGCACTCCGGTTAatgctgcaggagaaggagagggctgTGAGGACGCTGCAGGAGACTGTGGAG ATCCTGCAGATGAAGGTGAACAGGCTGGAGCACCTTGTGCACCTGAAGGACGTGCGCATCGGGGACCTGACCCGGCATCTGGACTCGTACAAGGCCCAGGCCGGACCCGGCCGACCCTGA